In one window of Armatimonadota bacterium DNA:
- a CDS encoding DUF2752 domain-containing protein codes for MRVSLRPCDRRWTAGWAPLLAAAVYVALAAAVMALARVYDTSCVLCPFKQLTGLPCATCGTPRMALAFLTFHFADAWRLNPMLASALLIGAGCLALRYLGGRRVVIESSAPARWATVALLAVVVMANWVYLIVAGR; via the coding sequence GTGCGCGTTTCGCTTCGTCCATGCGATAGGCGATGGACCGCCGGGTGGGCGCCGCTGCTGGCTGCCGCCGTCTACGTGGCACTGGCCGCGGCCGTGATGGCGCTTGCCCGCGTCTATGACACGTCCTGCGTTCTCTGTCCGTTCAAACAGCTCACGGGTCTGCCGTGCGCGACCTGCGGGACGCCGCGGATGGCGCTCGCCTTCCTGACCTTCCACTTCGCGGATGCCTGGCGCTTGAACCCGATGCTGGCATCCGCATTGCTCATCGGCGCGGGTTGCCTCGCCCTGCGCTATCTCGGCGGCCGTCGCGTGGTCATCGAATCATCCGCGCCCGCGCGGTGGGCAACCGTCGCGCTGCTCGCAGTCGTTGTGATGGCGAACTGGGTGTATCTCATCGTGGCCGGCCGGTAG
- a CDS encoding DUF4190 domain-containing protein translates to MTGNFQVPPGQPPADMPPPGPPMQPHRGAMILVFGILGILVCCILGIVAWVLGNNDLREMDAGRMDPTGRGLTSAGRILGMISVGLAVLWVILWLTVFGAMIGTMPRP, encoded by the coding sequence ATGACGGGCAACTTCCAGGTACCGCCTGGGCAGCCGCCGGCAGACATGCCGCCTCCAGGGCCGCCCATGCAGCCGCATCGTGGAGCCATGATCCTCGTCTTCGGCATCCTCGGGATACTCGTGTGCTGCATCCTGGGCATCGTCGCGTGGGTCCTCGGCAACAACGACCTGCGCGAGATGGATGCCGGCCGCATGGATCCGACCGGCCGCGGCTTGACTAGCGCCGGCAGAATCCTGGGCATGATCTCGGTCGGCCTTGCCGTACTCTGGGTGATCCTGTGGCTGACGGTGTTCGGGGCCATGATCGGAACGATGCCGAGGCCGTAG
- a CDS encoding zf-TFIIB domain-containing protein: MAKCPRCDNELRPVLVKTTTGVSTAVEACLDSCAGIWVGREDLLAGLQPAMSEGLLRIQQDNSLERGTRWDFLEVEEARRCGPKVVLTPEQLEKYVQCVRCGREMMRYRWNMTSTVILDECPDGHGIWIDAGEIMQMRRFFQVDVADESKRAEIRGRLAEVKMEHERERAQRYREGSPLDWLFSVLFGSDL, encoded by the coding sequence ATGGCGAAGTGCCCGCGCTGCGACAACGAGCTCCGTCCGGTGCTGGTGAAGACAACCACGGGAGTCAGCACCGCGGTCGAGGCGTGTCTCGACAGCTGCGCCGGTATCTGGGTAGGCAGGGAGGATCTCCTGGCCGGCCTGCAACCCGCGATGTCGGAGGGGCTGCTGCGCATTCAGCAGGACAACTCGCTGGAGCGCGGCACACGCTGGGACTTCCTCGAAGTTGAAGAGGCGCGCCGCTGCGGACCGAAGGTCGTCCTCACCCCCGAGCAGTTGGAGAAGTACGTCCAGTGCGTACGCTGCGGCAGAGAGATGATGCGCTACCGGTGGAACATGACCTCCACGGTGATTCTCGACGAGTGCCCCGACGGCCACGGCATCTGGATTGACGCGGGTGAGATCATGCAGATGCGCCGCTTCTTTCAGGTGGACGTCGCCGACGAGTCCAAGCGCGCCGAGATCCGCGGGCGGCTTGCCGAGGTCAAGATGGAGCACGAACGCGAGCGCGCCCAGCGCTACCGCGAGGGTTCGCCGCTGGATTGGCTCTTCAGCGTCCTGTTCGGAAGCGACTTGTAG
- a CDS encoding S8 family serine peptidase, giving the protein MTKRCDSARAMALMVALVMLLAGAYAAQARENLSPADLVPYDQGEAVAGEMIVKFKPGVAPAAIDAINRAHGTAAFYRSPFAGFMRLRLPSGRGVGQMVAAYRRNPNVEYAEPNFVRRALMLPNDSYYSYQWHLDDSAWPAGPNPYGGVNGGGINLEPAWDISTGAGVVVAVIDTGIAYEDYSQRIRGRFRQYYYQAPDLAQTTFVPGYDFINNDTHPNDDQGHGTHVAGTIAQSTNNSLGVAGVAFGASLMPVKVLDALGFGTDAEVADGIWFAADNGAQVLNLSLGDTAPSTTLENAVAHAYEVGATVVCAAGNEGYFFNRPLYPAAYDAYCIAVSATRYDEMRAPYSNYGSYVDIAAPGGDLNVDQNGDGYGDGVLQNTFNVNTGDTSDFAYWFLQGTSMASPHVAGVAALLIANGVSSPDQVRAALQSTAEDKGAPGWDPEYGWGLVDAYAALTYTPAPTHDVAVTNLDVPGSAAQGDLVSIYVTVANPGDYAETFDVIVTDVTDSVLIGDETVTGLGAGATQLVSFTWDTTSASSGDHTLIAEATAVAGETNLANNSRTTTVGIVPPGQTMHVADITMSLKFAGKNTSARATVTVADAGGNPVAGATVSGHWSGATSDSDVGLTDAAGQVTLESNKVKAATSGTTFTFTVDTVALAGRTYDPASNVETSDSITVP; this is encoded by the coding sequence ATGACAAAGCGGTGTGACAGCGCGAGGGCGATGGCTCTCATGGTAGCTCTGGTGATGCTGCTCGCGGGAGCGTATGCAGCTCAAGCGCGGGAGAACCTGTCGCCTGCGGATCTCGTACCCTATGATCAAGGCGAAGCCGTGGCGGGCGAGATGATCGTCAAGTTCAAACCGGGCGTCGCCCCAGCCGCGATAGACGCGATCAACCGAGCGCACGGCACGGCGGCGTTCTATCGCAGCCCCTTCGCGGGCTTCATGCGCCTGCGGCTGCCGTCAGGCCGAGGAGTGGGCCAGATGGTGGCAGCATACCGGCGAAACCCGAACGTCGAGTACGCGGAGCCGAACTTTGTCCGCCGCGCGCTAATGCTGCCGAATGACTCCTACTACTCCTACCAGTGGCACCTGGACGACAGCGCCTGGCCCGCCGGGCCGAACCCGTATGGCGGCGTCAACGGCGGCGGGATCAACCTGGAGCCAGCGTGGGATATCTCCACCGGAGCCGGCGTGGTCGTCGCGGTCATAGACACCGGGATCGCCTACGAGGATTACTCGCAGAGGATCCGGGGCCGATTTCGTCAGTACTACTACCAGGCGCCCGACCTAGCGCAGACGACTTTCGTTCCGGGCTATGACTTCATCAACAACGACACGCATCCCAACGACGATCAGGGGCACGGCACTCACGTTGCGGGCACGATCGCGCAGAGTACGAACAACTCGCTCGGGGTGGCCGGAGTGGCTTTCGGGGCGTCGCTGATGCCCGTCAAGGTACTGGACGCACTCGGCTTCGGCACCGATGCGGAGGTAGCGGACGGCATCTGGTTCGCCGCCGACAACGGGGCGCAGGTGCTGAACCTCAGCCTCGGCGACACGGCGCCGTCTACTACCCTGGAGAACGCGGTCGCGCACGCCTACGAGGTCGGCGCCACCGTCGTTTGCGCGGCGGGTAACGAAGGCTATTTCTTCAATCGCCCCCTTTACCCCGCGGCATATGATGCCTACTGCATCGCTGTAAGCGCTACTCGCTACGACGAGATGCGGGCGCCCTATTCCAACTATGGCTCGTACGTGGACATCGCAGCGCCGGGCGGCGACCTCAACGTGGACCAGAACGGCGACGGCTACGGCGACGGCGTCCTCCAGAACACGTTCAACGTCAACACAGGCGACACATCCGACTTCGCGTACTGGTTTCTCCAGGGCACCTCGATGGCCAGCCCTCATGTCGCAGGGGTGGCCGCGCTCCTGATTGCCAACGGCGTGAGCAGCCCCGATCAAGTGCGCGCGGCGCTCCAGAGCACGGCCGAGGACAAGGGCGCCCCCGGCTGGGATCCGGAATACGGCTGGGGGCTTGTGGACGCCTACGCGGCACTGACTTACACGCCGGCGCCCACTCATGACGTCGCGGTGACTAACCTCGACGTTCCCGGCTCTGCGGCCCAGGGAGACCTGGTTTCCATATACGTCACCGTCGCCAACCCGGGGGACTATGCGGAGACCTTCGATGTTATTGTGACGGACGTCACGGACAGCGTGCTCATCGGCGACGAGACCGTGACCGGCCTCGGAGCCGGCGCGACTCAATTGGTGTCATTCACGTGGGATACGACGTCCGCTTCATCCGGAGATCACACACTGATAGCCGAGGCAACCGCCGTTGCAGGCGAAACCAACCTGGCGAACAACTCGCGAACGACCACGGTCGGCATCGTGCCCCCCGGCCAGACCATGCACGTCGCCGACATCACCATGTCGCTCAAGTTCGCCGGCAAGAACACCTCGGCTCGGGCGACCGTCACTGTCGCGGACGCCGGCGGGAACCCGGTGGCGGGCGCCACTGTCTCCGGGCACTGGAGCGGCGCGACCTCGGACAGCGATGTCGGCCTCACCGACGCCGCCGGTCAGGTAACGTTGGAGTCGAACAAGGTCAAGGCAGCGACAAGCGGAACGACGTTCACGTTCACAGTGGATACCGTCGCCCTTGCAGGGCGGACCTACGACCCGGCGTCGAACGTGGAAACGAGCGACTCCATCACGGTGCCGTGA
- a CDS encoding sugar phosphate isomerase/epimerase, with product NYLGSEDVSLPRLADIGYRRVEMRRKTEVELPVARLRDIAADCGMEIHSMMDWHPGIADADATVRREVLDRIRDSVTWGAELGARILETVPMWDGEPPARPNAWKRAVESYQEVAPFAAEHGVTLAIEPITGRSGALVHTLGQGVALAREVGHDAVRVMGDTHHMHYEEHDPVRATRDAGPWLVHFHFSDEDRLPPSMGHMDLLGILRALAEVGYEGTVSLSEMAKTPDAETAARAAYHFMQGAIELAELRERMLQGG from the coding sequence CAACTACCTCGGCAGTGAAGACGTAAGCCTGCCCAGGCTCGCCGACATCGGGTATCGCCGCGTCGAGATGCGGCGCAAGACGGAGGTCGAGCTGCCCGTCGCGCGGTTGCGCGACATCGCCGCGGACTGCGGCATGGAGATACACTCCATGATGGACTGGCACCCGGGGATCGCCGATGCCGACGCCACGGTCCGCCGCGAGGTGCTCGACCGCATCAGGGACAGCGTGACGTGGGGCGCGGAGCTGGGGGCGCGCATTCTGGAGACGGTGCCGATGTGGGACGGCGAACCGCCGGCGCGACCGAACGCGTGGAAGCGCGCCGTCGAGTCATACCAGGAGGTGGCACCGTTCGCCGCGGAGCACGGCGTGACGCTGGCGATCGAGCCGATCACGGGGCGCAGCGGGGCGCTGGTGCACACGCTCGGGCAGGGAGTTGCGCTGGCGCGGGAGGTCGGTCACGATGCCGTGCGCGTGATGGGCGACACGCACCACATGCACTATGAGGAACACGACCCGGTGCGGGCGACGCGCGACGCAGGCCCGTGGCTCGTCCACTTCCATTTCTCCGACGAGGACCGGTTGCCGCCGAGCATGGGGCACATGGATCTCCTCGGGATTCTGCGCGCGCTGGCGGAGGTGGGGTACGAGGGCACCGTGAGCTTGAGCGAGATGGCGAAGACGCCCGACGCCGAGACGGCAGCGCGCGCCGCGTATCATTTCATGCAGGGCGCCATCGAGCTGGCGGAACTGCGCGAGCGCATGCTGCAGGGGGGCTAG
- a CDS encoding Fe-S cluster protein, whose amino-acid sequence MSDFVETVEITRILPCPSEPGKIRVNAEPSCDVSEMLPYLNAVLGRPIYNPASPALTVNRDGRIITIYARSVFMAKILDETDARAQADWIRDSLNDVYIRRDEITPVHDRRQRLTELEIYKLLPGINCKVCGRLTCLAFAVELAAGRAEILRCAPLFDAQYQDKRQVLLDLLDAAGYAVPDAFLSPERG is encoded by the coding sequence ATGTCTGACTTCGTCGAAACCGTAGAGATAACGAGAATCCTCCCCTGCCCCTCCGAACCGGGCAAGATACGCGTCAATGCGGAGCCGTCGTGCGATGTCAGCGAGATGCTGCCGTACCTCAACGCCGTGCTCGGCCGACCGATCTACAACCCCGCGTCTCCGGCTCTGACCGTCAACCGCGACGGGCGCATCATCACCATCTACGCGCGCAGCGTGTTCATGGCGAAGATCCTCGACGAGACGGACGCCCGCGCGCAGGCGGACTGGATTCGTGATTCGCTGAATGACGTTTATATACGGCGCGATGAGATCACGCCGGTCCACGATCGGCGCCAGCGGCTGACCGAACTGGAGATCTACAAGCTGCTGCCGGGGATCAACTGCAAGGTCTGCGGGCGGCTCACGTGCCTCGCGTTCGCGGTGGAGCTGGCGGCGGGCCGCGCGGAGATCTTGCGCTGCGCGCCGCTGTTCGACGCCCAATACCAGGACAAGCGGCAGGTGCTGTTGGACCTCCTGGACGCGGCCGGCTATGCGGTGCCCGACGCCTTCTTAAGCCCGGAGCGAGGGTAA
- a CDS encoding FAD-binding protein, which translates to MAARSIPAQAAASRSVLRELRRIVGKGNVLTSPADLALYAYDSSLERHPPEVVVFPDSTDQVAQVVRVAAGLGVPFVPRGAGTNLSGGSVPVSGGIVIALSRLNRLLGIDVPNRCAVVQPGMTNLALQDALAPLGWVFHPDPASQKVSTVGGNVAENAGGPHCLKYGVTTNHVLGVKVVLPDAEVAQFGGAAVDQPGYDLAGLMNGSEGTLGIVTEATVRISAIPESVRTLLAVFDSMDTASEAVSAIIAAGIVPAALEMIDRVMVGAIQASMDAGYPTDAEAVLIVEVDGLREAVDEEARRSEAICRQHGAREVRSAASEHDRERLWAGRRGAFGAAARLASAFLVNDGVVPRDKLPEVLRQTQEIAARYGVRVGNNFHAGDGNLHPLILLDDRDPDQRDRAKRASLEMLEACVAAGGSISGEHGIGLEKREAMARFLAPAELNAHFAVKRSFDPRGLCNPGKMLPDEIPDAKQAVPHRVAPRAIATEPPPDLVIDERRPKALLSAGSEQDVAALLAGAAEDGAAIIPVGSRTKLDLGMPPRQFDYALSLDKLTGVIEHDVEDLTATVRAGTRLADLQAELGRRGQWVPLDPPHRDATVGGIIATDSYGPGRMRYGGCRDRVLGMRIALPSGEVISVGGKTVKNVTGYDLPKLFIGSLGTLGIITAATFKLMPVAERTEWSAWAFAHPAQAVECAQRLASSQLELSAAEVLTGDLVGHADAWVLLCRAQETEAAVERQIRAAADVCEATGGAPLADSRRDWSRIASDGVWRWRESAAIVRIATPPAALLDVFSHAYRLLGENGACVCSAGPALGIARVAFDGESAGPAVLALREAVEQRRGRLVIERAPIGAKLASGTWGTGHPGENIMRALKAEFDPKGVLSPGRFVGGI; encoded by the coding sequence GTGGCGGCGCGATCCATCCCAGCCCAAGCCGCGGCGAGCCGCTCTGTCCTGCGTGAGCTTCGTCGAATCGTCGGCAAGGGCAACGTCCTCACATCGCCCGCCGACCTCGCGCTCTACGCGTATGACTCCTCGCTCGAACGTCATCCCCCGGAAGTCGTCGTCTTCCCCGACTCGACCGACCAGGTAGCGCAGGTCGTCCGGGTGGCCGCCGGCTTGGGGGTGCCGTTCGTCCCGCGCGGCGCGGGGACGAACCTGAGCGGAGGATCGGTGCCGGTGAGCGGCGGCATTGTCATCGCACTGAGCCGGCTCAATCGCCTGCTCGGCATTGACGTGCCGAACCGCTGCGCCGTCGTGCAGCCGGGAATGACGAACCTCGCGCTTCAGGACGCCCTGGCGCCGCTGGGCTGGGTGTTCCATCCCGATCCAGCGAGCCAGAAGGTCTCGACAGTCGGGGGCAATGTCGCCGAGAACGCGGGCGGGCCGCATTGCCTGAAATACGGCGTGACGACGAACCACGTGCTGGGCGTGAAGGTGGTGCTGCCGGACGCCGAGGTCGCCCAGTTCGGCGGGGCTGCGGTTGATCAGCCAGGGTACGACCTGGCGGGGTTGATGAACGGCTCGGAGGGGACCCTGGGCATTGTCACCGAAGCCACGGTGCGCATTTCCGCGATCCCGGAGTCCGTGCGGACTCTGCTCGCGGTCTTCGACTCGATGGACACCGCGAGCGAGGCGGTTTCCGCGATCATCGCCGCCGGCATCGTCCCTGCGGCGCTGGAGATGATAGACCGGGTCATGGTAGGCGCCATCCAAGCCTCGATGGACGCGGGTTACCCGACGGATGCGGAGGCGGTGCTGATCGTCGAGGTGGACGGCCTGCGCGAGGCGGTGGACGAGGAGGCGCGGCGGTCGGAGGCGATTTGCCGGCAACACGGGGCGCGCGAGGTGCGCAGCGCGGCGAGCGAGCACGACCGGGAGCGCCTGTGGGCCGGACGGCGAGGCGCCTTCGGGGCGGCCGCTCGGCTGGCCTCGGCGTTCCTGGTGAATGACGGCGTGGTGCCGCGCGACAAGCTGCCGGAGGTGCTGCGGCAAACGCAGGAGATCGCGGCGCGCTACGGCGTGCGCGTGGGCAACAACTTTCACGCGGGAGACGGCAATCTGCACCCGCTCATCCTGCTCGATGACCGCGACCCGGACCAACGCGACCGCGCCAAGCGGGCGTCCCTGGAAATGCTGGAGGCGTGTGTCGCCGCCGGCGGGAGCATCAGCGGGGAGCACGGGATCGGCCTGGAGAAGCGCGAGGCGATGGCGCGCTTCCTCGCCCCTGCCGAACTGAACGCCCATTTTGCCGTCAAGCGTTCGTTCGATCCTCGCGGGCTGTGCAACCCAGGGAAGATGCTGCCCGACGAGATTCCAGACGCGAAACAAGCCGTGCCGCACCGCGTCGCACCGCGCGCCATCGCAACGGAACCACCGCCAGATCTGGTCATTGACGAGCGGCGCCCCAAGGCCTTGCTGAGCGCCGGGTCGGAGCAGGACGTCGCGGCGCTGCTCGCTGGCGCGGCAGAAGATGGCGCCGCCATCATACCGGTCGGCTCGCGCACCAAGCTCGACCTCGGCATGCCCCCGCGGCAGTTCGATTATGCCTTGTCGCTGGATAAGCTGACCGGCGTTATCGAGCACGACGTGGAGGATCTTACCGCCACAGTGCGCGCCGGAACGCGTCTCGCCGACTTGCAGGCCGAACTGGGCCGCCGCGGCCAGTGGGTACCCCTGGATCCGCCGCACAGGGATGCGACCGTAGGGGGCATAATCGCCACCGACTCCTACGGCCCCGGTCGTATGCGCTACGGCGGCTGCCGCGACCGCGTTCTGGGCATGCGCATCGCGCTGCCGTCCGGCGAAGTGATATCCGTGGGCGGCAAGACGGTGAAGAACGTCACGGGCTACGATTTGCCCAAGCTGTTCATCGGTTCTCTCGGGACATTGGGCATCATCACCGCCGCCACTTTCAAGCTGATGCCGGTGGCCGAGCGCACGGAGTGGTCGGCGTGGGCATTCGCCCATCCGGCGCAAGCCGTGGAATGCGCACAGCGGCTCGCGTCGAGCCAGCTTGAGTTGTCGGCGGCGGAGGTACTGACGGGCGATCTCGTTGGTCACGCCGACGCATGGGTGCTGCTGTGCCGCGCGCAGGAGACCGAGGCGGCGGTGGAGCGCCAGATTAGGGCGGCCGCGGACGTGTGCGAGGCGACTGGAGGAGCGCCGTTGGCCGACAGCCGACGAGACTGGTCGCGAATCGCCAGCGACGGCGTGTGGCGGTGGCGGGAATCGGCGGCAATCGTGCGCATCGCGACCCCGCCCGCAGCCTTGCTCGATGTCTTCAGTCACGCCTACCGGCTGCTGGGTGAGAACGGCGCGTGCGTGTGCTCTGCCGGCCCCGCCCTCGGCATCG